A genomic region of Sarcophilus harrisii chromosome 6, mSarHar1.11, whole genome shotgun sequence contains the following coding sequences:
- the SLC25A27 gene encoding mitochondrial uncoupling protein 4, with protein MSGQVKEERSLTLVQRWPKTSTFLLSSSASIVAELSTFPLELTKTRLQMQGEAALNRYRFLKHCTPYRGMIKTTIGIIREEGFLKLWQGGVSAVYRQVVYTGFRMVIYEYLRDSVFGKSANNEYPLWQSVIGGMVSGAFAQFVCTPADLVKVQMQMEGIRKLQGKPLRFQGVHHAFLKILREGGLRGLWVGWVPNVQRAALVNMGDLATYDSVKRLVLLNTSLEDNILTHSLASICSGLVACFLGTPADVIKSRVMNQPTDKKGRGLLYKSSTDCLIQSVKGEGFMSLYKGFLPGWLRMMPWSMVFWLTYEKIRLLSGVDPF; from the coding sequence ATGTCCGGCCaggtgaaggaagagagaagtttGACGCTGGTTCAGAGATGGCCCAAAACAAGCACATTCTTACTGTCCTCCTCCGCGTCTATTGTGGCAGAGTTATCGACCTTTCCTCTTGAACTCACCAAAACTCGACTCCAGATGCAAGGAGAAGCTGCCCTTAACCGTTACcgttttttaaaacattgtacCCCCTACCGGGGCATGATAAAAACCACCATCGGCATCATACGGGAGGAAGGCTTTCTGAAGCTTTGGCAAGGAGGAGTATCGGCAGTTTATAGGCAAGTAGTATATACTGGGTTCCGCATGGTCATCTACGAATATCTTCGTGACTCTGTTTTTGGGAAATCGGCAAATAACGAATATCCTCTTTGGCAATCAGTCATAGGTGGAATGGTGTCGGGTGCGTTTGCTCAGTTTGTTTGTACCCCCGCTGATCTAGTGAAGGTTCAAATGCAGATGGAAGGAATAAGGAAACTCCAAGGAAAGCCTTTACGATTTCAGGGTGTGCATCATGCGTTTCTCAAAATCTTGAGAGAAGGAGGGTTGCGTGGCCTTTGGGTAGGCTGGGTGCCCAACGTCCAGAGAGCTGCCTTGGTGAACATGGGAGATTTAGCCACTTATGATTCAGTGAAGCGCTTGGTATTATTGAATACATCACTTGAAGACAATATTCTGACTCATAGCCTGGCAAGTATATGTTCTGGATTGGTAGCTTGTTTTCTGGGAACACCAGCTGATGTCATCAAAAGCAGAGTGATGAATCAACCgacagataaaaaaggaagaggactGCTGTACAAATCTTCAACTGACTGCTTGATTCAGAGTGTAAAAGGGGAAGGATTTATGAGTTTATATAAAGGCTTTTTACCAGGTTGGCTGAGAATGATGCCTTGGTCAATGGTATTCTGGCTTACTTATGAGAAAATAAGACTTTTGAGTGGAGTGGATCCATTTTAA